A genomic stretch from Malus domestica chromosome 15, GDT2T_hap1 includes:
- the LOC139192419 gene encoding uncharacterized protein isoform X2, with protein sequence MGVFESNEGSQNHLHESCSLARELQHIRIGDPSEQYNSRNSDQHAFFIEVVPQLVNYNISKFEIPRSSITPEIQIGMLSSLKLFLIVSFITYQKCRMN encoded by the exons ATGGGTGTATTCGAATCCAATGAGGG atcgcaaaaccatcttcatgaaagttgttccttagctcgtgaactacaacatatccgaattggagatccatcggagcagtacaactccagaaattcag atcagcatgctttcttcattgaagttgttcctcagcttgtgaactacaacatatccaaatttgagatccctcggagcagtataactccagaaatccag atcggtatgctttcttcattgaagttgttcctcatcgtctctttcataacatatcaaaaatgcaGAATGAattaa
- the LOC139192419 gene encoding uncharacterized protein isoform X1, translating into MGVFESNEGSQNHLHESCSLARELQHIRIGDPSEQYNSRNSDQHAFFIEVVPQLVNYNISKFEIPRSSITPEIQIFETSQQLRNLQESDCHVWSFNTLISVAQTEMVPS; encoded by the exons ATGGGTGTATTCGAATCCAATGAGGG atcgcaaaaccatcttcatgaaagttgttccttagctcgtgaactacaacatatccgaattggagatccatcggagcagtacaactccagaaattcag atcagcatgctttcttcattgaagttgttcctcagcttgtgaactacaacatatccaaatttgagatccctcggagcagtataactccagaaatccag atcttcgaaacatcacagcagcttcgaaatctgcaagaatccgactgtcatgtttggagcttcaacactttaatttccgtcgctcaaacagaaatggttccttcttga
- the LOC103400974 gene encoding mediator of RNA polymerase II transcription subunit 20a-like isoform X1, which yields MLCIPISFTSLISLKPFISSVSVLHRLQNPNQKPPISEAMPLKWVLHWQPNAGTTVNSQIINEVTQCVESINGVKEGRWKATITFYKPILREPTLTGEPPRDFLGIALPEQPSKYYLIMRLQRIILEADSSIQTIMEKLQSYKSRVSLYFEGFHYQLGDFQLRVGKVTPTHSENLRGIVMELEYLPISSMEKARQVMEEFMEIWQQALAKRSLPGHFMHVEPNFSEYGLGDQYTSQHTAVQYASIMAQLIAVQAVQQSARN from the exons ATGCTTTGCATCCCAATTTCTTTTACTTCTCTTATCTCACTAAAACCCTTCATCTCCTCCGTCAGTGTCCTACATCGACTGCAAAATCCTAATCAGAAACCTCCGATATCCGAGGCAATGCCGCTCAAATG ggttttgcatTGGCAGCCCAACGCAGGGACGACGGTGAACAGTCAGATCATAAACGAAGTCACGCAGTGCGTCGAGAGCATCAATGGCGTCAAGGAAGGCAGGTGGAAAGCCACCATCACCTTCTACAAACCCATACTGCGAG AGCCCACTTTAACGGGGGAGCCCCCGCGTGATTTTCTGGGGATTGCGCTGCCGGAGCAACCCAGTAAGTACTACCTGATAATGCGGTTGCAGCGGATAATTCTCGAGGCGGATTCATCAATTCAGACGATTATGGAGAAGTTACAGTCTTACAAATCAAGGGTCTCGCTTTATTTTGAG GGGTTTCATTATCAACTCGGTGACTTCCAATTGAGAGTGGGGAAAGTTACTCCTACTCATTCGGAAAATTTGAGAGGAATAGTTATGGAG CTGGAGTACCTTCCCATTTCTTCGATGGAAAAAGCAAGGCAAGTCATGGAAGAGTTCATGGAGATTTGGCAACAGGCTTTGGCGAAAAGATCATTACCAGGACATTTCATGCATGTGGAACCAAACTTTTCTGAGTATGGCCTTGGAGACCAATATACTTCACAACATACTGCCGTCCAGTATGCTTCCATTATGGCTCAACTCATTGCTGTTCAAGCAGTGCAGCAATCGGCAAGAAATtag
- the LOC103400974 gene encoding mediator of RNA polymerase II transcription subunit 20a-like isoform X3: MPNAGTTVNSQIINEVTQCVESINGVKEGRWKATITFYKPILREPTLTGEPPRDFLGIALPEQPSKYYLIMRLQRIILEADSSIQTIMEKLQSYKSRVSLYFEGFHYQLGDFQLRVGKVTPTHSENLRGIVMELEYLPISSMEKARQVMEEFMEIWQQALAKRSLPGHFMHVEPNFSEYGLGDQYTSQHTAVQYASIMAQLIAVQAVQQSARN; this comes from the exons ATG CCCAACGCAGGGACGACGGTGAACAGTCAGATCATAAACGAAGTCACGCAGTGCGTCGAGAGCATCAATGGCGTCAAGGAAGGCAGGTGGAAAGCCACCATCACCTTCTACAAACCCATACTGCGAG AGCCCACTTTAACGGGGGAGCCCCCGCGTGATTTTCTGGGGATTGCGCTGCCGGAGCAACCCAGTAAGTACTACCTGATAATGCGGTTGCAGCGGATAATTCTCGAGGCGGATTCATCAATTCAGACGATTATGGAGAAGTTACAGTCTTACAAATCAAGGGTCTCGCTTTATTTTGAG GGGTTTCATTATCAACTCGGTGACTTCCAATTGAGAGTGGGGAAAGTTACTCCTACTCATTCGGAAAATTTGAGAGGAATAGTTATGGAG CTGGAGTACCTTCCCATTTCTTCGATGGAAAAAGCAAGGCAAGTCATGGAAGAGTTCATGGAGATTTGGCAACAGGCTTTGGCGAAAAGATCATTACCAGGACATTTCATGCATGTGGAACCAAACTTTTCTGAGTATGGCCTTGGAGACCAATATACTTCACAACATACTGCCGTCCAGTATGCTTCCATTATGGCTCAACTCATTGCTGTTCAAGCAGTGCAGCAATCGGCAAGAAATtag
- the LOC103400974 gene encoding mediator of RNA polymerase II transcription subunit 20a-like isoform X2 — protein sequence MPLKWVLHWQPNAGTTVNSQIINEVTQCVESINGVKEGRWKATITFYKPILREPTLTGEPPRDFLGIALPEQPSKYYLIMRLQRIILEADSSIQTIMEKLQSYKSRVSLYFEGFHYQLGDFQLRVGKVTPTHSENLRGIVMELEYLPISSMEKARQVMEEFMEIWQQALAKRSLPGHFMHVEPNFSEYGLGDQYTSQHTAVQYASIMAQLIAVQAVQQSARN from the exons ATGCCGCTCAAATG ggttttgcatTGGCAGCCCAACGCAGGGACGACGGTGAACAGTCAGATCATAAACGAAGTCACGCAGTGCGTCGAGAGCATCAATGGCGTCAAGGAAGGCAGGTGGAAAGCCACCATCACCTTCTACAAACCCATACTGCGAG AGCCCACTTTAACGGGGGAGCCCCCGCGTGATTTTCTGGGGATTGCGCTGCCGGAGCAACCCAGTAAGTACTACCTGATAATGCGGTTGCAGCGGATAATTCTCGAGGCGGATTCATCAATTCAGACGATTATGGAGAAGTTACAGTCTTACAAATCAAGGGTCTCGCTTTATTTTGAG GGGTTTCATTATCAACTCGGTGACTTCCAATTGAGAGTGGGGAAAGTTACTCCTACTCATTCGGAAAATTTGAGAGGAATAGTTATGGAG CTGGAGTACCTTCCCATTTCTTCGATGGAAAAAGCAAGGCAAGTCATGGAAGAGTTCATGGAGATTTGGCAACAGGCTTTGGCGAAAAGATCATTACCAGGACATTTCATGCATGTGGAACCAAACTTTTCTGAGTATGGCCTTGGAGACCAATATACTTCACAACATACTGCCGTCCAGTATGCTTCCATTATGGCTCAACTCATTGCTGTTCAAGCAGTGCAGCAATCGGCAAGAAATtag